A region of the Emys orbicularis isolate rEmyOrb1 chromosome 21 unlocalized genomic scaffold, rEmyOrb1.hap1 SUPER_21_unloc_5, whole genome shotgun sequence genome:
GCCTTGCGCCCCCTCCTCCCTAGCCATGAGGGGAGCAGGACACGGGCCCCTCCCGCCCCAGTGTGGggggacccctcccccattcacCCCGTCTGCTCCCCCAGGGCGGGTGCCCCCCCCTGTCGTGGGCCCAGCggctggaggtgctggtggggaCGGCGCGAGCGGTCCAGTTCCTGCACCGGGACACGCCCAGCCTGATCCACGGGGACGTCAAGAGGTGAGgagggctctggggcgggggggaggggctgggtggtcaggggggctctggggcgggggggaggggctggggggtgagggtgtcggggtccccgggcgatgctctggagctgctccccacaaagccaggcaggactttGGGAGTCTCCTCtctcggagcagaccgtcttcagggcgagcagctcacacggcttcacctcctgggtctgaccccggagcCTTcggcctcccctgccccccccgggcgCCCCCACAGCGAGTCGCCCGGGCGGGGGTCTGGGGGGCCAGAGggtcctgcccccccactccgcagtcagacgtgactctcagcccgCCGGGgacacagaggtttattagacgacaggaacagtCTAAACCACAGCTCGTAGGGACAGagaccaggacccctcagccgggtccatcttggggggcagggagcttagaccccagccctgggattccctccccttccccagccagctccaaactgaaactctccagccccccgacccctcctctggcctttgtctctctcccgggccaggaggcccctgatccctttgttctccagcaccTTCAGCTGGCACCAATCACACCCCCTGATCCCACCAGCTAgattaagaactgcataggggaaactgaggcacccacacagtatttagagagaacattaagaacattcccactttgtcacagaggggatgtggggtgggggggctctggggcagcggggggtaggggcggagctggggatgtggggtgaggggatggctctgggggcagtgggggggctgggggagtagtgggtggagctggggggggttccaGGGGCCCCGTCTCAccccgtgtccccccccccagctctaacatCCTGCTGGACGGGGCGCTGCGACCCCGGCTGAGCGACTTCGGGCTGGCGCGGGCcgggcggggccgggcggggagtggggggctcagtgCCAGCCTGGGCCGGACCCACACGGTGCGGGGCACCCTGGCCTACCTGCCCCCCGAGTACGTGCAGAGCGGGGCCCTGTCCCCCTCCATCGACACCTACAGCTACGGGGTGGTGAGTACCAGGCCCCCGCgtgacccccctgcccctccgcTGCCCCCACGGCCTGCTGCCCCCCCCacgtgcccccctgcccctccgctGCCCCCCTCGCCCTCctggcctcctgccccccccgggTGCCCTGATGCCCCCCGTGTGCCCCGctgccccccggcctgccccccctgcccccctcggcctgctgcccccctccactgccccctgcacacaccccGCGTGTTCCTCGGTCCCTCTGCTGCCCCGCCTGCCCTCAGACACCCCCCGAGCCCcctccactataacccccaaaaCCTCAGGGGATCAGACCCCCTATTTTTCTCAGTGGGGGGGGGTGACATATCCTTGAGGGGAGGAAACggagcaggagctcctggacccCTCCCCCTAAGAGCTCAGACTAACCAGCCTGGGGCACAaagaagggatgggggaggggtcatggggggatctccccccccccccaaacctcccatgcCGGAGCCTTCAGCAACCCCCTCGGCCCCCCAGGTGCTGCTGGAAACACTGACGGGGAGACGGGCCCTGGAGACAGATGGACATGGACGGACAAAGTTCCTGGTGAGACGCTGACCCCCCCACCCTTCCCGACCCCCCCATgaactcccgacccccagcccctgccccccagccctgccggcacccctcactcccgacccgcagcccccgctggcccagccctgcccctcccccagctctgccggcacccctcactcccgacccgcagcgcctgccccccagcccggacagtgcccctcactcccccgTCCCCGCAGAAGGATCTGGtcgcggaggaggaggaggcggctgaGGGCGCCGAGGGTCCCGGGCGAGCGCAGCGGGCGGCGACGGGCTCTGGCCCGGACCAGGATGCTCGGGCGACTCGGGTCGGCACCAGGATCTTCCGGAACCACGTGGACTCGCGGGTCGGGCCCTGTCCAGAGGAGCTGGGCACGGCGCTGGGCTGCCTGGCGACCCGCTGCCTCCACAAACGCAGCAAACGGCGCCCGCCCATGGCCCAGGTACCCGacttctgggttctcttcctggctctgggaggggagtgggggctggtggttagagcagggggggctgggagccaggactcctgggttctcttcctggctctgggaggggagtgggggctggtggttagagcagggggggctgggagccaggactcctgggttctcttcccggctctgggaggggagtgggggctggtggttagagcagggagggctgggagccaggacgcctgggttctctcccggctctgggaggggagtgggggctagtggttagagcagggggggctgggagcccggactcctgggttctctctccagctctgggaggggagtgggggctggggggttagagcagggggggctgggagccaggactcctgggttctcttcccggctctgggaggggagtgggggctggtgggttagagcagggggggctgggagccaggactcctgggttctctccccggctctgggaggggagtgggggctggtgggttagagcagggggggttgggagcccggactcctgggttctcccctaGCTCTGAgggtcccctggctctgcctctccctccaGGTGTACGAGGACCTAGAGCGGCTGCAGAAGTCTCTGCCCTGGGATCCCCCCTCGACCCCCTGGGGGGACTCACTCCCCAGGGACCCAGGGCTGCCCCCCAACCAGCCCGTGGAGAGCGATGAGAGCCTGTcggaggaggggggcagctggTTGGGTGAGTCCTGTCCTTGTGGGGTGACTTCTGACCCCATTGTCCTCCCCAGAGTGCCCTTTGATCCCCGCTCACCCTGACCTTTGCTCCCTGCCACTGGCTCTCGGCTCCATAGGGCCCTTGGGGGACCGGGGGTCTGGTCTCTCTGGGCCCCCCCACCTCCCGGgaccacagccctgagcccccagcagCCTGGCTCTGCCGTGGGCCCCTCGGGGCATCCCCTCCTCTGGTCTCCGGGGCCCCCACGGCTCCGGTCGgcagctcccagcctgccctggctctgtgtgctgcccccacgcccgcgccggctccacagctcccgttggccgggaaccgcgaccaatgagagctgtggggacGGTGCCTGTGGGCACGAGGGcagcacagagccgcctggctgccaaGTGCCTTGGGGCCCCAGCCAGACCCTCCTTcacacacctcctgcaccccaaacgccTGCCCCAGCCGGAGGCCTCCCCCCTCGCCCCAATCCCCTTCCCTAGCCcggagcccccactccctgcacccctcatcctcggccccagctcggtgggggagggagcgagGGGGGTGTCTGACCCCCGCCCAGGCGGctctcagggccccgggcttggCCCATCTGAGCcctggtccccagccagcccccccccttccagcCGAGCCCCCATATCCCCTCCCCTGGCCGccctctgtccccagccccaggTAAACAggccacctgcccccccccccccctccccccggctggaACCGGGCCCCTCAGCCCCTTtcccccactggccagaaccggctgcaccCGAGCTGGGGGGGCCTCCTGGGCACCAGTCGCTGGGTCCCCCGTCCCCAGGCTGGTATCTGGGGCCCCGGCTGCCAGGCGAGGTCGCACTTGGTCCCCTGCAGTAACGaacgcccctcccaccccctcgttACACACGCAGcagcacatggggaaactgaggcacagtgttcCTGGAACACACCgagatctcccctccccccccgatgtTTGTTCCTGCTGGGGTCTGGCCTGGGTGACATGGCCCTTTGCCCGCTGTGACCTCTGACCCCTCAGTCCGGTGACCTCTGACCTGGGCAGAGTGCCCTGACCTCTGCTCTCTCTGCAGGCGTCGCCCCGTCCCTACACCCCCCGATTCACATCAACCCGGCCCGGCAGCGCATCATGGAGCGGCTGGCGCTgtaccagcagggggcgctggacAGCCTGGGGGTGCTGGCCTCTGAGCTCCCGGCAGGTAACcccccctgtggggctgggctggggggggtaaagctcccccctccagctccttctttcagtgcctggggggccctgccccccccagctctgacccctctcccctcccccgcagggtcGGCCCCCCGCCTGCCCGAGGAGAGCGACGATTTCGAGCCCTGAGCTGGACGGACGGACACGGAAGGACGAAGTTCTCATCGGTGGGGGGGCGAGCCCCACCCCGAAACGCACCTCCTGGCTGCTAGAACCCACCCTCGAGCCTGGGACCCAGATGTCCGGGGAGGCGACTTTGAATGGAGGGGGAGACATGGTAcctgctctcctcccccagcccccgcaATGGacatgggacccaggcgtccgggaagGGGCCTTTGAACTGAAGGGGGGGTGGCACCTCGGTGCCCACTCCCCTGCACATGGAGCCCCCTTGCTGCATGGGACTCAGGCGTCCGGGACACACAGACCCCCCAGCTCTCAGCTGTGAAGGTTCGTGTTTGCCGGAGCCCCACGGCTGGTTTCCCGGGGGTGGGGGCCCGGAACTGtcaatggggaaaaataaaatattttatatatttttaatctgggccttagtctctctggggGAAGACGTGgctgcctggggggtgggggccatttagggggGGACCCCTCATCCGCTGCTGGGATGCAGCCTGTCTAGCCAGCCCCAGGACCCGCTCCCTGCGCCCCCCAGCACAGCGTCCCCTGCAGTAACGCACGTGCAGAAATCGTCCACGCCAATCTCTTTATTCtgcttggagggggggcggggggcgctggcCTGGCCCAGGAGAGGGGCgggtgggcagggggggctcagggcgcGGGGCGGCCCCCCCCAGGCGCGTGGCGAAGAGGAAGGCGCAGTGGAACTGCAGCACGTCGCACACCTTGGACCAGAAGTGGCCGCTGAGTCTCTGGAACGGGGCCCACTGGGCCAGCCAGGCGTCTCCCAGCTTCAGCAGCACGAAGCCCAGGCAGGCGGCGAAACCGGCTGCCGCGGTCCAGGCTGAGCCCGCGTCCCCCCAGCGCCGCTGCGCCCGCCACGCTGCGCCCGCCACGCCGGCCACATGTGCAGCCAGGGCCCCCTCAAAGCCGCGGCCGTGAGCCAGCGCCAGCCCGTAGCTCAGCACCGAGGCCCCCGTGGCCAGCGCCACGCGgtcgggctgccagccctgcaccaggCAGTGGCACCAGAGCCCGGCCCAGGCGAAGATGGGCAGGGTGACCCACTGGTCCAGCACGGCCGCCCGGGGGTGCTGGGTCCAGAGCCGGGCCCACTGCACTGGGCCGTAGGCCAGGGCCATCAGGGCGAAGACGGCCTGCAGGTAGCGGCGGGGCCCGCGGCCAGCCCGGGGGAACCAGCGCCAGCCCAGCGCCACGTAGCCCAGGTTCACCAGTGAGTTGCAGGGCatggccagggcagggggcagccaggggacggGTGGCTCCGCGTAGTACCCGTACCCCACCTCCACGGCCACCTGGTCCAGGGCGCCCGCGGCCACCACGGCCAGGCACAGAGCGCCGGCCCCGGACACGTGTAGCAGCGCAGCACGGTCCTCGGGCCTCATGGCTGGGCCTGGCACCCCCAGCCGCCTCCACGCCCCACAGCACCGCCCCACACCGGGCCAAGGCAGTGCAGCCATTGGCTGAGCCCTGTTCCCGCCCCCGTCTGCCTTAACCGCTGCAGTGCCAAACATCTGTGCCggtctgccagtgcccctccccccagctctgccggtgcccctcactcccgacccgcagccccctgctcccccccagctctgccggtgcccctcactcccgacccgcagcccctgctagcccagccctgcccccccccactgacGCTCTGGTTGGGGGGGTTGCCGTGGTTACcagacatccccctccccccgtactgggatgctggggggagggggactctctTCGGAAAGAACTTCTGACTTGTTACTATGGGGGCCcggctgagccccccacccctcacccaggGGGCGACCAGCCATCCCTGACCCTTCGCCATCCTTCTGGCATGGGTGGCgcacgggggtgggtgggacagagGCGTTGGATGGGGCTGGTGGCCCCAGAAGGGGCACATGGGGCGGCACCTGGGTCAGGGATgcgggggggctggtggggccaGCGCTGGGGAtgtgtcccctgcccccccccacgcagACACAACTCCCCAACCCGGACCCATGGACACCGACCTGGGGCCCCCGatccctccctccagccaggaCCAGCCCCCCCTGCAGCCGACCGTCcgggcctgagcccccccccacccactcatGGCCATGGCCAGGGTGGGGGGGGCATCTGTACCCCCCTCCTACCAGGCTTTACCCCCCCTTATTTGCCCCCTACCCCCCAGTCCCTGAGCTTGCAGGGTCCACGTCTCTAGTTGGGGGCTGGTTTCTGCCTGGGGCCAGGGCGTCCCAGCCCAGAGGGCCCGCACCCGCCAGCCATACCGCCCCACCCCGCCCACCCCGCCATCTTGGGGCGGCCCGCCGGTGCTGAGCTGGGCCCAGGGGACGCCCACCAGCTCGGGCGGCGCCCAGGCACGGCTGGCGGGAGCCCAGCAGCCAGTCTGGACTGGTGGCCATCTTGGCGCTGAGGCGTGCCCATGCCACAAGCCAACCCCCCCGCAGTGAATGACCGCGGGGCTTGGCCTGCAGCGTGGGCTGTGTTGTGAGGGGAACCATGAGGTAAAGTGGGGTTAATTTCGTGTTGACTGAccaatgagggtgggggaggggaaagttctgCCAACATCCGGGTACTAAAACAACCGTTagtgcgggagggaggggagcgaGGAAACTGAACAGAGTGCGCATGCGCAGAGGAAAAGGGTGGGATGGTGGCGCGCACATGCCAGTTTTTGGGCCCAGGATACGCCTGCGCAATAGGAAAGCTGGGCGGAACGAACACTCTGCGCATGTGTATTTGAGCATGGGGCGAAAGGGAGAGCATTCTGCGCATGCGTACGAGACAACATCACATCCGGGTCGTAGAGACGCCGCCATCTTTCGTCTGGTGTGGAGGAGAAGGGTCCAAAATGGCGGCTCCCAGGGGGCTGGCAGCCGCAGCCTCCCCACGCCGCGGGTAGATCTCCCGCCCCGCCCGCGGCGACTGGAGTCCGCGCACCGCTGCGCACAGGTATTATTGTAATCCCTTTAAACGTTCGGTCGCGTAGCAACGGCAGCCGGCCACTTCGGCCGCCATCTTGAGCGGCCACCTCCGGGTAGGAGGTGGTCGCCATCTTGAAAAACGGCCACATCCACGCACTTAGGCCGCCATATTGGAAAGCAACTAACATCCGGGTAAGTAACAGTAAGCCGTCATGTTCTGGCCTTCTGGAGGGGAGGTGCATCCGGgtacctgtggggtgggggcggctGCCGCCATCTTGTTTCCCTCCTGATGAGGGAGCGACATCCGGGCATTTAGTGAAGGCGACATCTTGGGTCCCTTTTGACGACAGTCGCTATCTTGGAGATTTCTTGGTCATACCGCTCAGCGAGCCGCCATCTTGTAGACCACAAAGTGGGGCGTCGTACATCCGGGCAGCCACGGCCCCGCCATCTTGGAGCCTGCCTACTACATCCGGGCATCGAGCGAGGCGCCCTATTGGCTCTATTCTAACAAATGGGACAGGCACATCCGGGCATTTAGACGGTGGCCATCTTGGACAGGGAGTCCCGCTGAGCCGCTTTCATCCGGGTACTTGAGCGGGCGGCCATCTTGGTTCAGTGGCCGCCCCTGGGCGTTTGGAAAGACGCCATCTTGGATAGCGTTATGCAAGCGGCCGGCTCATCCGGGCATTTCTGCTGGCGCCATTTTGAATAGCCCTGAGAAGAGCCGCATCCGGGCATTttgcgtggggggaggggactccaAGACAGCGTGAAATTAAAAGTGCGGCAGCTCAAAGCCCCAGCTCGACCCCCGCCCCCGAGAGCGGGCGGTGTCCCTCTCGCACCCCCCCCCAATGAAATCCCGGCTTCCACTCCCCccaatgactaagggggggagcCAAGATGGCGGCCCCTATGGGAGGGCGGAGCCAAGATGGCGGCGCCCAGGCCCGACGGAGCCCGCCGTACAGCGGAGCTGGTTTTGGGGTAGGCGGCCGCCGCCCCGCGCGGGGAGCGGCGCGGCGCAGCCCGGGGAGCGGCCGGGGTGTCTCTGACCTTGGGGGGAAGCGCAGagctcgggggggggcagggcggagtCCAAGATGGCGGCGCCCATGTGAGGCTTCCCTACAGCGGTGGCTTGGGCGTGGGGGGCgcacagagccccccaccccctagcGCGCGAACATGGGGGGCGGCGCCTCTCCAGCGTGGGGCTGCCCGCGCGGCGCAGCTACCCGGGcccgggggagcgggggaaactgaggcacccctggGGGGGAGCCACTGGAAAGGGGGTTGGTTTCCCCGTCTCAGATGGCGGCGTTCGGGGCAGGCTGAAGGCGCAGCCTGGTATTTCGGGGTGGGGGACCCCCTTTAGCttgggagggggaaactgaggcacgaagcaGGGCTTGACACGGGCGTCTCCTTCCATCCGAGATGGCGGCGCCTGTGCCAAGCAGGGCCTGGCTTCCAGCCTCGTGCTTCGGGGTGTGGTGCCCTACCCGCCAGTGGGGCATAGGACGGGAGGGGGTAGCTTTTCCTACAGAAGCGCCGGGAGATTCTTCCCAGCCAGGATGGTTGCACTCATGTCAAGCTGAGCTCAACACTGGGCCTTGTGTTGTGGCGTGGGGCCCTCATCTTCCacagggggggctgtcagggagcgaGCGTGTGAGGGGAGTTCACCCCAGGGACAATGTGCTTAACAATAACAAAGGGGTTTTCCCTTCAAGATGGCCACCCTCATGTCAAGCAGAGATCGGTGTAAGGCCGggcttctcaacctttttctttctgtgcccccccgctccccaacatgctataaaacttCACGGCCCACCCGTGTCACAAGTGTTGTTCTGCATAGAAAAGCccagggtggcaagcagggcaattcccCGGGGCCCAGCACCAGAGGGGGTCCTCTAACGCCAGCCTGGCTAGTACCCCTGGAAAGCTGCTCGTGGCCCTGGGCTCCCGCCTGAGAACTGCGGGGCCGTGGGAAACTGAGCTAGTAACGGAGTGCTGACAAATGGGGGAGGGGTTTCCTGCCTGCCAGTTGTACTCCCTTTTATTTCTGGGAGGTGGGCTCCCCTTTAgctggagggaaactgaggcactcagtGGTTCTTAACATTGGCGAGGGGAATAAAACTACAAGGGGTGTGGGCTTTCTTCCCCATCCTGGCTGGCAGCGCCCCTGCCTGTGGTACAACCTTTTattgtgggggtggggtcccCTTAGCCGTGGGGGGGACATTGATGTAgcgagtgtgggagggggaaatgtttcctttcctccctcccaagATGGCGGCGCCCAGCGATCCGGGCCCCAAGATGGCGGCGCCCATCCGTGCCGTACagcgttgttgtttttttgtgggggggtcCCCCTAGCCGTGGGGGGACACGTTGGTTtagtgggttgggggaggggctcgGGTTATT
Encoded here:
- the IRAK1 gene encoding interleukin-1 receptor-associated kinase 1, with the protein product MDALGRADWERFASRIARDQVELRLCERTDGRTQRLLWAWMNRNARVGELLALLDELELYRARDLLASWQPPSEPPVLRPPFLPSAPPAPHLPTGDSRASTIACDSPKPPLQPLPEPSCPSLPLPGPPPSGLLSTSSQGPVPPPAAPPADQTLGPAPQVLGPAPQPFAWPLAELVQATGGFAEQHKVGEGGFGCVYRARLRNTDYAVKRLKEDTELDWSSIRSSFLTEVEKLSRFRHPNIVEFGGFCAERDHFCLVYVFMPNGSLEDRLSGQGGCPPLSWAQRLEVLVGTARAVQFLHRDTPSLIHGDVKSSNILLDGALRPRLSDFGLARAGRGRAGSGGLSASLGRTHTVRGTLAYLPPEYVQSGALSPSIDTYSYGVVLLETLTGRRALETDGHGRTKFLKDLVAEEEEAAEGAEGPGRAQRAATGSGPDQDARATRVGTRIFRNHVDSRVGPCPEELGTALGCLATRCLHKRSKRRPPMAQVYEDLERLQKSLPWDPPSTPWGDSLPRDPGLPPNQPVESDESLSEEGGSWLGVAPSLHPPIHINPARQRIMERLALYQQGALDSLGVLASELPAGSAPRLPEESDDFEP
- the TMEM187 gene encoding transmembrane protein 187 — protein: MRPEDRAALLHVSGAGALCLAVVAAGALDQVAVEVGYGYYAEPPVPWLPPALAMPCNSLVNLGYVALGWRWFPRAGRGPRRYLQAVFALMALAYGPVQWARLWTQHPRAAVLDQWVTLPIFAWAGLWCHCLVQGWQPDRVALATGASVLSYGLALAHGRGFEGALAAHVAGVAGAAWRAQRRWGDAGSAWTAAAGFAACLGFVLLKLGDAWLAQWAPFQRLSGHFWSKVCDVLQFHCAFLFATRLGGAAPRPEPPLPTRPSPGPGQRPPPPLQAE